The Deinococcus misasensis DSM 22328 genome contains a region encoding:
- a CDS encoding Ppx/GppA phosphatase family protein yields MRVAIVDVGTNSCHLLIGEFKTGQVSSYHIIESLKDRTRLGECLQDGKLTEEGYERLKTALSKFKVIAEVSEVSDFVVYATSATRDAENGPEVVKRLQEEIGVNVQIISGEKEGELTYMGAASSVEFSERNILLDLGGGSLEIVLGNKHTARKVVSVPLGGVRLREMFLKKDPATPAILSRIEKHITDTLSPHLPEFPMMPGTRVIGSSGSMEAIAALLATRAGLASLGLNGYNFKVSDLQSIYEELRYKPLSERLKTPGLDPKRADIIVVSLLVILTTLKLLGAQQVMVSGGALREGMMIEYLAREADYEAQLSPRQRSVLEVAERFRFDAAHARHVTQTAKDLFMRLLEHVKFLPEARSMLRAAGMLHEIGLLVGQSSHHKHSQYLIRHSGLRGYEPWQVEVIALVARYHRKTPPRATHSDFQSLSKEQQLLVRQLSAILRVADGLDRSHSQSSSIHTLIKEGSGWVLYVQPGHVVNLWGAKEKSDLWNQVFGPLNILAWEEA; encoded by the coding sequence ATGCGGGTTGCCATTGTCGACGTAGGGACCAACTCCTGCCACCTCCTCATCGGTGAGTTCAAAACCGGACAGGTCAGCAGTTACCACATCATCGAATCCCTCAAAGACCGCACGCGCCTCGGGGAATGCCTGCAAGATGGCAAACTGACCGAAGAAGGTTATGAGCGGCTGAAGACCGCACTCTCCAAATTCAAAGTGATTGCAGAGGTCAGCGAAGTTTCTGACTTCGTGGTGTATGCCACGTCTGCCACCCGGGATGCCGAAAACGGACCCGAGGTGGTCAAGCGCCTGCAAGAAGAAATTGGCGTGAACGTGCAGATCATCAGCGGTGAAAAAGAAGGCGAACTGACCTACATGGGGGCCGCCTCCAGCGTGGAATTCAGCGAAAGAAACATCTTGCTGGACCTCGGAGGGGGAAGTCTGGAAATCGTGCTGGGCAACAAACACACCGCCCGCAAGGTGGTCAGTGTGCCTCTGGGTGGGGTGCGCCTGAGGGAAATGTTCCTGAAAAAAGACCCTGCCACTCCAGCCATCCTGAGCCGCATCGAAAAACACATCACGGACACCCTCTCCCCTCACCTGCCCGAGTTTCCCATGATGCCCGGCACCCGAGTGATCGGTTCGAGTGGCAGCATGGAAGCGATTGCTGCCTTGCTGGCCACCCGCGCAGGACTGGCGAGTTTGGGCCTGAATGGCTACAACTTCAAGGTCAGCGACCTGCAAAGCATCTATGAGGAGTTGCGCTACAAACCCCTCTCTGAGCGCCTGAAAACCCCCGGTCTGGACCCCAAACGTGCGGACATCATCGTGGTGAGTTTGCTGGTGATCCTGACCACCCTGAAACTCCTCGGGGCACAACAGGTCATGGTTTCTGGTGGGGCCCTTCGTGAAGGCATGATGATCGAGTACCTCGCCAGAGAGGCCGATTACGAAGCGCAGCTTTCCCCCAGACAGCGCAGCGTTCTGGAAGTCGCAGAACGCTTCCGTTTCGATGCCGCCCATGCCAGACACGTCACCCAGACGGCCAAAGACCTGTTCATGCGCCTGCTGGAACACGTGAAATTCCTGCCCGAGGCACGCAGCATGCTCAGGGCTGCAGGCATGCTTCATGAAATTGGTTTGCTGGTTGGGCAGAGCAGCCACCACAAGCACAGCCAGTACCTGATCCGTCACTCGGGCCTCAGGGGCTATGAACCGTGGCAGGTCGAGGTGATCGCTCTGGTGGCCCGCTACCACCGCAAAACCCCACCCAGAGCCACCCACAGCGATTTCCAGTCCCTGAGCAAAGAACAGCAGTTGCTGGTCCGGCAGCTTTCCGCCATCCTGCGGGTGGCAGACGGTCTGGACCGGTCCCACTCCCAGAGCAGCAGCATCCACACCCTCATCAAAGAGGGCTCGGGCTGGGTGCTGTACGTGCAACCCGGCCATGTGGTGAACCTCTGGGGGGCCAAAGAGAAAAGCGATTTGTGGAATCAGGTGTTTGGACCGCTGAACATTCTGGCGTGGGAAGAGGCCTAA
- a CDS encoding pyridoxal-phosphate-dependent aminotransferase family protein yields MSAFNRPRLLAPGPVEVSPDTLRSLSQTQIHHRTPEARKAVLEARANLSKLLGADFEVLITTTSGTGAFEAAMVSLLEDGAEVVCAEAGKFGKRWGQMAEKLGYSVTYVSTEWGKALTPQAVAAAVQGKKALFITHSETSTGVLHDLEAISKAVRAINPEILIYVDAVTSFAVAELRPQAWDLDVIVSGSQKGVAAPPGLGFAMLSPRALEVLNSGKANSRRYYLDLAKELKSQQNGETAQTPAINLIQALTVSTSRLVSIPLEDLWLEKEKMNNALVAAGLALGCSNFAERVSPATAALVPPVPLSGKQVAEAMKARGARAAAGQDAFKDSMFRISLMGYFDRYDALAVAGILEDVFAGLGVQFERGVAVKAAWEALKDQTPELVGQ; encoded by the coding sequence ATGAGCGCATTCAACCGTCCACGTCTGCTTGCCCCGGGTCCTGTAGAAGTCTCGCCGGACACCTTGCGCAGCCTGTCCCAGACCCAGATCCACCACCGCACCCCAGAGGCCCGCAAAGCCGTTCTGGAGGCCAGAGCCAACCTTTCCAAACTGCTGGGTGCAGATTTTGAAGTGCTGATCACCACCACCTCTGGCACCGGTGCTTTTGAGGCGGCCATGGTGAGCCTGCTGGAAGACGGTGCAGAAGTGGTCTGTGCAGAAGCCGGAAAATTCGGCAAACGCTGGGGCCAGATGGCGGAAAAACTCGGGTACAGTGTGACTTACGTCAGCACCGAGTGGGGCAAGGCCCTGACCCCTCAGGCGGTTGCTGCGGCTGTTCAGGGCAAAAAAGCCCTGTTCATCACCCACAGCGAGACCAGCACGGGTGTCCTGCACGATCTGGAAGCCATTTCGAAAGCTGTGCGCGCCATCAACCCCGAGATCCTGATTTACGTGGACGCAGTCACCAGCTTTGCTGTGGCAGAACTGCGCCCTCAGGCGTGGGATCTGGATGTGATTGTCTCAGGTTCTCAGAAAGGGGTGGCTGCCCCTCCCGGTCTGGGTTTTGCCATGCTGTCCCCCAGAGCGCTTGAAGTCCTGAACTCTGGCAAGGCCAACTCCAGACGCTATTATCTGGACCTCGCCAAGGAACTCAAAAGCCAGCAAAACGGTGAAACCGCCCAGACCCCGGCCATCAACCTGATTCAGGCCCTGACTGTCAGCACCTCCCGTCTGGTCAGCATTCCTCTGGAAGACCTCTGGCTGGAAAAAGAAAAAATGAACAATGCACTGGTGGCAGCAGGTCTGGCCCTCGGGTGCAGCAACTTTGCAGAGCGGGTTTCTCCTGCAACTGCAGCCCTTGTGCCCCCTGTGCCACTTTCAGGCAAGCAGGTCGCAGAGGCCATGAAAGCCAGAGGTGCCCGTGCTGCAGCAGGTCAGGACGCCTTCAAAGACAGCATGTTCCGCATCTCCCTGATGGGTTACTTTGACCGCTACGACGCTCTGGCCGTGGCAGGCATTCTGGAAGATGTGTTTGCTGGATTGGGCGTGCAGTTTGAACGTGGTGTGGCTGTCAAAGCTGCATGGGAAGCCCTCAAAGACCAGACCCCAGAGCTGGTTGGGCAGTAA
- a CDS encoding serine/threonine-protein kinase, whose translation MICPTCAAHLSGTPERCPQCGAPLSYSVELPAGSLLHGGRYRVERVLGQGGFGITYLAEDLHLKRQVAIKELFPQGCTRQGNLVLPVTGGLDLLNRTREDFLKEGQALARFQHPGIVRVMDTFEENHTAYLVMERLQGQTLGEKLQTGILSPEDVLKIAIRSAEALSAVHDSGLLHRDIKPENLFLDTEGRVVLIDFGSTRPFQTEKTMQYTRMVTPGYAAPEQYATQAKFAPYTDIYALGATLHHALTGQAPVNATDRLLGMQLPALPAYVPAVLREAIVQSLSLNVQERPQTAGQFLQLLQGKTAPVLRKAPDPAPLPVPQAPSQPVKPISAQARKAEFASWVTLGLGALLGYRYGFWEGALIAGAAGFFLGRMVWWMLPLILPILALWAGIRLGQEWSLSGWGQFVVGVLGAYAGSKAVRWIGR comes from the coding sequence GTGATCTGTCCGACCTGCGCTGCCCACCTCTCTGGCACCCCTGAGCGTTGTCCGCAATGTGGTGCCCCCCTGTCCTACAGTGTAGAACTGCCTGCGGGAAGCCTCCTGCATGGTGGCAGGTACAGGGTGGAGAGGGTGCTCGGGCAGGGCGGGTTTGGCATCACTTACCTTGCAGAAGACCTCCATCTGAAACGTCAGGTGGCCATCAAAGAACTGTTCCCTCAGGGGTGCACCCGACAGGGAAATCTGGTGCTGCCCGTGACCGGAGGTCTGGACCTCCTCAACCGCACCCGAGAAGACTTCCTGAAAGAAGGTCAGGCGCTGGCACGCTTTCAGCATCCCGGCATTGTGCGTGTGATGGACACCTTCGAGGAAAACCACACCGCCTATCTGGTGATGGAACGCCTGCAAGGCCAGACCCTCGGGGAGAAACTGCAAACAGGCATCCTTTCCCCAGAGGATGTGCTCAAAATCGCCATTCGCAGCGCAGAGGCCCTGAGTGCTGTCCACGATTCAGGTCTCTTGCACCGCGACATCAAACCCGAGAACCTGTTTCTGGACACGGAAGGCCGGGTGGTCCTGATTGACTTTGGCTCCACCCGTCCGTTCCAGACCGAAAAAACCATGCAGTACACCCGCATGGTCACCCCCGGCTATGCAGCCCCCGAGCAGTACGCCACACAGGCCAAATTTGCCCCCTACACCGACATTTACGCTCTGGGTGCCACCTTGCATCATGCACTCACCGGACAGGCTCCTGTGAATGCCACGGACCGTTTGCTGGGCATGCAGCTTCCTGCATTGCCTGCTTACGTTCCTGCGGTGCTCAGGGAAGCCATCGTGCAAAGCCTGAGTCTGAATGTGCAGGAGAGGCCCCAGACCGCCGGACAGTTCTTGCAGCTTTTGCAGGGAAAGACCGCCCCTGTGCTTCGCAAAGCCCCAGATCCTGCCCCCTTGCCTGTTCCGCAGGCCCCGTCCCAACCAGTCAAACCCATCAGTGCACAGGCCCGCAAGGCCGAATTCGCAAGCTGGGTGACGTTGGGCCTCGGTGCCCTGCTCGGATACCGTTACGGCTTCTGGGAAGGGGCACTGATCGCTGGAGCGGCCGGTTTTTTTCTCGGGCGGATGGTCTGGTGGATGCTTCCCCTGATTCTACCCATCCTTGCCCTGTGGGCAGGCATCCGTCTGGGACAGGAATGGTCCCTGTCTGGCTGGGGACAATTCGTGGTTGGCGTGCTCGGGGCTTATGCTGGTAGCAAAGCCGTCAGATGGATTGGAAGATAG
- a CDS encoding vWA domain-containing protein yields the protein MLNTQLKLHREFLLAHVEGQKLFAMLTLTPSQEAVAARPQLDVAFVVDTSGSMYEVVTKPSRRTGQTMQVDGKTYEVVEGAKSKIELVVESLKNIFNSGLLVDDDRIALIKFDDRAKVILPFTPARDKKALLDAAALLTKFSGGTHMGAGMKEAANLLDRESGSRRMILLSDGQTFDEAVCQSAAEFYVKNRIPVTTVGVGDDVNTDLLLDLTNRTQGQAFDVVPDNQNPQPPSVRASDLPKALLGDIKQAAAQVITNVELSVRTVKDVELTRVTRVSPTQTEVDLRNSPFPLGNVEAGQGSIFILEFTLPARIPARVRLAQIGLTYLVPGKNFRGELPPMDVIAEFTSDETRAGVIAPDVMQWVQQRNIEMLVAQATKEAQQNPVQAQKTLELARSMTQRLGNNNMTQALDRALEELNTSKTISLGTAKTLRIGAKTQTIQSGQNLPSDEEIRRITGA from the coding sequence ATGCTCAACACGCAACTGAAATTGCACCGCGAGTTTTTGCTGGCCCATGTGGAAGGTCAAAAACTGTTTGCGATGCTGACCCTCACCCCTTCACAGGAAGCGGTGGCGGCCAGACCGCAACTGGACGTGGCTTTCGTGGTGGACACCTCGGGCAGCATGTATGAAGTGGTCACCAAACCTTCCCGTCGCACCGGGCAAACCATGCAGGTGGACGGCAAAACCTACGAGGTGGTCGAGGGGGCCAAAAGCAAAATTGAACTGGTGGTGGAATCCCTCAAGAACATCTTCAACTCTGGCCTGCTCGTCGACGATGACCGCATCGCCCTGATCAAGTTCGATGACCGGGCCAAAGTGATTTTGCCTTTTACTCCCGCCAGAGACAAAAAAGCCCTGCTGGATGCTGCTGCCTTGCTGACCAAATTCTCTGGAGGCACCCACATGGGGGCAGGCATGAAAGAGGCCGCCAACCTGCTGGACCGCGAAAGTGGCAGCCGCCGCATGATCCTGCTCTCTGATGGTCAGACTTTCGATGAGGCAGTCTGCCAGAGTGCTGCCGAATTCTACGTGAAAAACCGCATTCCCGTCACCACCGTTGGGGTCGGCGACGATGTGAACACCGACCTGCTCCTCGACCTCACCAACCGCACGCAGGGGCAGGCTTTTGACGTGGTCCCAGACAACCAGAATCCCCAACCGCCCTCTGTGCGGGCCAGTGACCTGCCCAAAGCCCTGCTGGGAGACATCAAGCAGGCCGCTGCTCAGGTGATCACCAATGTGGAACTGAGCGTTCGGACGGTCAAAGACGTGGAACTCACCCGTGTGACCCGCGTTTCTCCCACCCAGACTGAGGTGGATTTGCGCAACAGCCCGTTCCCTCTGGGCAACGTGGAGGCTGGACAGGGAAGCATTTTCATTCTGGAGTTCACCCTGCCTGCCCGCATTCCTGCCAGAGTGCGCCTCGCCCAGATTGGCCTGACCTATCTGGTGCCCGGCAAGAACTTCCGGGGCGAACTCCCTCCCATGGACGTGATTGCAGAATTCACCAGTGATGAAACCCGTGCAGGCGTGATTGCTCCAGACGTGATGCAGTGGGTGCAGCAGCGCAACATCGAAATGCTGGTGGCTCAGGCGACCAAAGAAGCCCAGCAAAACCCGGTACAGGCCCAGAAAACCCTGGAGCTGGCCCGCAGCATGACCCAGAGGCTGGGCAACAACAACATGACCCAGGCCCTCGACCGTGCCCTTGAAGAACTCAACACCTCCAAGACCATCAGTCTGGGAACCGCCAAAACCCTGCGCATCGGGGCCAAAACCCAGACCATTCAATCCGGCCAGAACCTCCCCTCCGACGAGGAAATCCGCCGCATCACCGGAGCCTGA
- a CDS encoding YIP1 family protein, which translates to MTVKSLAPYKALFSPGAYFSRLVHAYPENGKIFGWLMLCALLPVMGMLVSYMRFYQAMGTEHSWVLYAGIFLSGFISEVMWWLLMMVVGYLILGPQARVSEISVVSLTPFLLWGVVLLVGGFLLPFPADLTETRAILEKELQYFNNSDIARHLFKQIQSSAPFQLMFYTGIAAFVYQAYLLFLGFKHTGIGWLRVGLAVLVLTFSHVVFQYNLNATWRFLDHGIVTEKIDEAPTEF; encoded by the coding sequence ATGACAGTCAAATCCCTTGCACCGTATAAAGCCCTTTTTTCGCCCGGAGCTTATTTTTCCAGACTGGTCCATGCCTATCCAGAGAACGGCAAAATCTTTGGCTGGTTGATGCTTTGCGCCTTGCTGCCTGTGATGGGCATGCTGGTCAGTTACATGCGTTTTTATCAGGCGATGGGCACCGAGCATTCATGGGTGCTGTATGCCGGCATTTTCCTGAGCGGTTTCATTTCAGAAGTGATGTGGTGGCTTTTGATGATGGTGGTCGGTTACCTGATCCTCGGGCCTCAGGCACGGGTTTCGGAGATCAGCGTGGTGTCCCTCACGCCCTTTTTGCTTTGGGGTGTGGTGTTGCTGGTGGGTGGTTTTTTGCTTCCTTTTCCTGCTGATCTGACAGAGACCAGAGCCATTCTGGAAAAAGAGTTGCAGTATTTCAACAACAGCGACATTGCCCGCCACCTCTTCAAGCAAATCCAGAGCAGTGCGCCTTTTCAGTTGATGTTCTACACCGGCATTGCTGCGTTTGTGTATCAGGCGTATTTGCTGTTTCTGGGCTTCAAACACACCGGCATCGGCTGGCTGAGGGTGGGGCTGGCTGTACTGGTTCTGACTTTCTCACATGTGGTTTTCCAGTACAACCTGAATGCAACATGGCGTTTTCTGGACCACGGCATTGTCACCGAGAAAATCGACGAGGCCCCCACCGAATTTTAA
- a CDS encoding FHA domain-containing protein has protein sequence MIVCQVCGTQNPDGARFCDGCGVELAATPSTPSPEVRDSGLPENSTFEQTVVPPTPPVSQVVEEPISQNPPAPTPEVPLQPQPASEVLEEPLEEVQPSTPVQDTASGPVTPESTEQALPEPESTPEVPVPAPVEAPAPTPSAPKAAKLAIKKYGVLSGDSIPLMGGALVLGRFDASTGPVDIDVTGLPGSEHVSRRHAQVFSEGGEWKVKDLGSTNGVFIRKSGDVNFGPRIAEPTVLHNGDEIAFGNLLMIFQED, from the coding sequence ATGATTGTTTGCCAAGTGTGTGGAACCCAGAACCCTGATGGAGCCCGTTTTTGCGATGGATGCGGCGTTGAATTGGCCGCCACCCCCTCCACCCCCAGCCCTGAAGTCAGGGACTCGGGCCTTCCTGAAAACAGCACGTTTGAACAAACGGTGGTGCCTCCCACCCCACCTGTCTCTCAGGTGGTAGAGGAGCCCATCTCCCAGAATCCCCCTGCACCCACCCCAGAGGTGCCTTTGCAGCCCCAACCTGCTTCAGAAGTCCTTGAGGAGCCCCTCGAAGAGGTGCAACCTTCCACCCCTGTGCAGGACACCGCCAGTGGCCCTGTGACCCCTGAAAGCACCGAACAGGCCCTCCCAGAGCCCGAATCCACCCCAGAAGTGCCTGTTCCTGCTCCTGTGGAAGCCCCTGCTCCCACACCCAGCGCACCCAAAGCCGCCAAACTGGCCATCAAGAAATACGGTGTGCTCTCTGGCGACAGCATCCCCCTGATGGGTGGGGCTCTGGTGCTGGGTCGTTTTGATGCTTCCACAGGCCCTGTGGACATCGATGTGACCGGATTGCCCGGCTCAGAGCACGTTTCGCGCCGTCACGCACAGGTGTTCTCTGAAGGGGGCGAATGGAAAGTCAAAGACCTCGGAAGCACCAACGGGGTGTTCATCCGCAAGTCTGGAGATGTGAATTTCGGTCCACGCATTGCAGAACCCACCGTGCTGCACAACGGGGACGAAATCGCCTTCGGCAACCTGCTGATGATCTTCCAGGAGGACTGA
- a CDS encoding PP2C family protein-serine/threonine phosphatase, with the protein MTDPRPQDGEAPEETPGTSSAPATPVPSPEPHEMDSTALVPPIVETPDDLPTEPLIEPVNDEGLDRQDLVLEETFDLESPAPETDPALEEAILAQVDRVYGEHPTDPEPPVEDPKPEIPEDLPPAQPQTPEELPPAQDTPEIKDPEPEGEIRAETEVPASALQVSFPVPTPADDFLEEEILPSTFEEPTLQRDQAQQWGNVQFTVTDALPRGWFKATSSTGENLLVHMQPQVLWGSLLAHRIAPKALYSGNEGVVFPDIEGEALHFPSSLPETLQVMESLSQYVFSLFKQGYALIDLDPDGLVLTPEGVRLRFPPRIARIGEPVTTVYREGFTAPEVMSGLAATGKEGVFFLGALMYRLLTGELLPAEGVSRALLGALPIAGVPQTLYQALQASHKRVDPAQWRAALNLLKPTSTVEWKVVARATVGLNPDRPVNEDSYAYRTEQVYTHHNRQTLLIACVSDGMGGMEAGEVASQAAVETFIRVANTEPIENAVWKCNQAVLDEMNGRDGGCTFSGIVARDSQVTLGHVGDTRAYHFSGCALKQISKDHSLVAALVASGMMTLEEAENSPDRNKVLRSLGSLKQHQPDYVMQLQFTVSVGDRILLLSDGVWGEVPFDDLQGFMEMPLEQAAEAMIQASLNSGAPDNATVLIAERVQ; encoded by the coding sequence ATGACCGATCCTCGTCCACAGGACGGAGAGGCCCCGGAGGAAACTCCGGGCACCTCCTCCGCACCTGCCACCCCGGTGCCTTCTCCAGAGCCCCACGAAATGGACAGCACTGCTCTGGTGCCGCCCATTGTGGAAACCCCGGATGACCTGCCCACCGAACCCCTTATAGAGCCGGTCAACGATGAAGGTCTGGACAGGCAGGACCTTGTGCTGGAAGAGACGTTCGATCTGGAAAGTCCGGCCCCTGAGACCGATCCTGCTCTGGAAGAAGCCATTCTGGCACAGGTGGACCGGGTGTACGGAGAGCACCCCACCGATCCAGAGCCTCCTGTCGAAGACCCCAAGCCGGAAATCCCTGAAGATTTGCCTCCTGCACAGCCCCAAACCCCTGAAGAATTGCCTCCTGCACAGGACACCCCCGAAATCAAAGACCCAGAGCCAGAAGGTGAAATTCGGGCTGAAACCGAAGTTCCTGCCTCTGCGTTGCAGGTCAGTTTTCCGGTGCCCACCCCCGCAGACGATTTTCTGGAAGAGGAAATCCTGCCCTCCACCTTCGAGGAGCCCACCTTGCAGCGGGATCAGGCCCAACAATGGGGCAACGTTCAATTCACCGTGACCGATGCCCTCCCCAGAGGGTGGTTCAAAGCCACCTCCAGCACTGGAGAAAACCTGCTGGTCCACATGCAACCGCAGGTGTTGTGGGGCAGTTTGCTGGCCCACCGGATTGCCCCCAAAGCCCTGTACTCTGGCAATGAAGGGGTGGTTTTCCCGGACATCGAGGGAGAAGCGTTGCATTTTCCTTCCAGCCTGCCCGAGACTTTGCAGGTGATGGAAAGCCTCAGTCAGTACGTGTTCAGCCTGTTCAAGCAGGGTTACGCCCTGATCGATCTGGACCCGGACGGTCTGGTGCTCACGCCAGAGGGGGTGCGCCTGCGTTTCCCTCCACGCATCGCCCGCATTGGAGAGCCCGTCACCACCGTTTACCGTGAAGGGTTCACCGCTCCAGAGGTGATGTCCGGCCTCGCAGCCACTGGAAAAGAGGGGGTGTTTTTCCTCGGGGCTTTGATGTACCGCCTGCTGACCGGAGAACTGCTTCCTGCCGAAGGGGTTTCCCGGGCTTTGCTGGGTGCTTTGCCCATCGCAGGGGTGCCACAAACCCTGTATCAGGCTTTGCAAGCATCCCACAAGCGCGTGGACCCAGCCCAGTGGCGTGCAGCACTGAACCTCTTGAAGCCCACCTCAACTGTGGAATGGAAGGTGGTGGCCCGGGCCACCGTTGGACTCAACCCGGACCGTCCGGTCAACGAAGACTCTTACGCCTACCGCACCGAACAGGTGTACACCCACCACAACCGCCAGACCCTCTTGATCGCCTGCGTCTCAGACGGCATGGGAGGCATGGAGGCCGGAGAAGTGGCCTCTCAGGCTGCCGTGGAAACCTTCATCCGTGTGGCCAACACCGAACCCATCGAAAATGCCGTCTGGAAATGCAATCAGGCCGTTCTCGATGAAATGAATGGCCGGGATGGGGGCTGCACCTTCTCTGGCATCGTGGCCCGAGACAGCCAGGTCACCCTCGGGCATGTGGGAGACACCCGCGCATACCACTTCTCGGGTTGTGCCCTCAAGCAGATCAGCAAAGACCACTCTCTGGTGGCTGCACTGGTCGCCAGTGGCATGATGACCCTCGAAGAAGCCGAAAACAGCCCGGACCGCAACAAAGTGCTGCGTTCTCTGGGCTCCCTCAAGCAACACCAGCCCGACTACGTGATGCAACTGCAATTCACCGTGTCCGTCGGAGACCGCATCCTGCTGCTCAGCGATGGGGTATGGGGTGAGGTGCCCTTCGATGACCTGCAAGGCTTCATGGAGATGCCCCTTGAGCAGGCCGCCGAAGCCATGATTCAGGCCAGCCTGAACTCGGGTGCCCCGGACAACGCCACCGTTCTGATTGCTGAACGCGTCCAGTAG